The nucleotide sequence ACCTGTTACCACTTGCTCATCACCTAATACTTCAACCGTATCATGATTCATTAAGATGGTTATATTTTCAGTTTTATGCACACGTTCTTCCATGATTTTAGAAGCTCTAAATTTATCACTACGAACTAACATCGTTACTTTTTTACATAATTTAGATAAGTAATGTGCTTCTTCACAAGCTGAATCTCCTGCTCCAACAATTACTACTTCTTGATTTCTATAGAAGAACCCATCACACACAGCACAAGCAGAAACTCCACCACCCATTTTTAAGTAATGTTGCTCAGAAGGCAATCCTAAATATTTAGCAGATGCACCTGTCGAAATGATTACCGTTTCACAATGTAACTCGATTGTATCATTAATCCATACTTTATGAATATCTCCTGAAAAATCAACTTTAGTAGCCCATCCGTCACGAATATCAGCTCCAAAACGTTCAGCTTGCTTTTGCAATTGAATCATCATTTCCGGACCCGTTACTCCATCAACATAGCCTGGAAAATTTTCAACTTCATTTGTAGTTGTCAATTGCCCACCTGGTTGCATTCCTTGGTACAAAACTGGATTCATATTAGCTCTAGCTGCGTAAATAGCCGCAGTATAACCTGCTGGTCCAGAACCAATAATAAGACATTTTATTTTTTCGATTGTATCAGACATAATAATTGTGATTTATTTTTAAAAACGGTACAAAAATAAGTTATAATTAATAGATTAAAGAACCATAACAATTAGTTTTTATTATACAATAATAAAAAAATACATTCTTTATTCAATCAACCAAAACCGTCGTTGATTATCAACAACTTATAAAACAAATAAAATACATCTCTTCTGAAAAATAAAAAATCCTTTATAATATTAACAATAACCTAATCTATTTATCTATAATCACCTAAAAAAAAACGAGCTCATAAGAACTCGTTTTTTTTTAAACAATGCTAATCAGACTCATTCTTTATTTTTTTCCTCCTTTTTTGCCTTGATTGCCTTGATTGCCTTGATTGCCTTGATTGCCTTTAATAACATATCCTTTTGACTTTCCATTATTAGCTTTATAATGACCAATTGTTTTTTGAGGACTACCTTTATACCCTTTGTAATATTTTACTTTATGTTTATTAAAATAAGCATAGGGTCTAGCACCACGATAGTCAGTCAAAACAACTTTGTAACCATTATATAGATTGTAATTTCTACAATGTGCAGGTAAATGTCTAGATCTCACCCAAACACCTCCATTTAAATAAATAAACTGTGAGGCTGGAACATCATAATATACTTGAATATCTGGCAAATAATAATAATTTACAGACGCATATCCCACAGGTCCCCATGGTGGTGGATTTCCAATATTAACATTTACAGAAACTTGGGATTGAATCGTATTTGATGCAAACAGCATCAATATACCAACGATAAATAATTTAACAGTTTTCATTTTCTTCTTTTTTAGATTATTTTATGTACTCACTTTATGTAATATTTTGCTACATACTATAACCGTACCAATATGTATGAATAGTTGATTTTATAAAATCAATATCAACAATAAGATAATGATAATAATAGCTCCCACAGATAAATACACTCCGTTATTTGTTGTTCTTAACTCCGTATTTATCGAACGAACCTCTTTACGTAATTCTCTTTTTTCTGAACGACTTAAAGTAGACTTATCGATTGCTTTTATTTCTTCTAAACGTGTCAACATTACTTTAACCTCAGCAGGAACTTCTTTACCTTCTGCTGTTATAGCTGATGGATTTTTTTCAGAAGCAAATATTGTTGACGGAACGAAACTTAATGACAACACCATCATCATTAAATAAAGAGATACCTTTTTCATAATTATTTTATTTTAGTTACTTAATTTCATTATGTAAAGTTGCTACAATCTCAGTTTAAAAGCGTTACATTTTCATCCTTATAAATTGTAAAATTCACACCATGTATAACATATTCTAGCAAAAACAAAAAAAAGCCACAATCTGAAAAATTGTGACTTTTTAAAAAACTAATTAACCAAAACTATCTCAACTATTATTACTCTTTCTGCCCCTGAAGGTAAGTCTTCCATTTATTCAAACCTTCTTTTCCAATTATCTCTTGAAGTTTACTATTTGCATCTGCATAAATAGGCTTTTTAGCCATTTTCAAACCATCCTCGTCATTCTCATATTTTTTTAAAGCTTCATTTAATTTTATTGTTTTTTCTAATTGAATATCATATACTTTTTTTGAATCTCCTTCTTTTAATCCTAGAAGTTCTGTCATTTTATCCGTAGCCCATTTCGCCGATTTTTCAGGATTTTTAGATTGAGCTAATGCTGAAAATGAAACCATCATAGCAAATACGAATAATAAAAGTGTTTTTTTCATAGTGTTCTTTTTTCTTTTATAATTATTAAAAACTCATTATTTAATTCTTTCTTGTTGTTTCTTCTATAATAAAATCTGCAAATCGAACAGACTCGTCTCTTAAATCCGAGCTGTTTTTCAAACTTCTATAAATACCCCATTTGGGTCTTATAAATTCATTATCCGCTCTAATGGTCATCAACTTATCTGTACTATATGACAATAATTCTTCCCCATCACTTATCCTTGAAATTTTCATAGAATAACTTCCATTACTCCCTACTTCAATTATTTCTTTGACTTCAACCCAGGTATCTATGAAATCACTTAACGGTGTGCTTTGAAGGATTGTGACATTATCATGAACTAAATTTAACTTATCAACTTTACCCTTTTTTGCTGAAAGAGTAAAAATAGGCATACCGTCTGATCCTCCAACTGCTTTAATTTGATGTAAATGTGTGAAGGAGGTAGAAGGCTGGAAACCTTTAGGGATTTTAAACTTCCAACTATATGTAACGATTTCTCCTAGTTTGCCTTTTAAATTTTCAGGTGATGGCCCATAGGTTTTAATTTCTACTCTTTGCCTATCAAAATTTTCACATCTATCATTATCAACTGCAGTATGAACAATAAACTCAAACACATGTTTCCTCAAATCTTTGTCATACACTGGATCAATCCTAAAACCTGTGGAGCGACAAAAATTAAGCATAAATATTAGTTAGCCTAAAAAGGAAAAACTCAATGTTTCTAACTCCTCTAAACTGCGACCTAAAAGCTTTTATTTTGGCATTGAAGGATTCTGCCGAAGCATTAGTACTTCTGTTGTCAAAATAGTTTAATATGTTTTGATAATGATTGGTTATGGTTCGAGATATTGTGTTGAAAGACTTAAATCCTGATTGATTTACTTTTTCATGCCATTTGGCCAGTCTAGTAAAAGCAATTATTTTATCAGTTGTGTTTTCAAAGATATTGCGTAAGTCTTGTGTTAGATTGTATGCTTTATGAATATCGGGATATAAATTGAATAATAAGTCCGCACGTTCTTTTTGGTTCTGAGACCATTTTGATTTGTTTTTGTATAAAAAATAACGACTCCTAGCTAGTAGTTGTTTGAGGGTATCGCCGTTGGTTAATATTTTTGGTTCATACTTCGTTTTGCTGCTTTTAGCTTGTTCCATTGCTTCGTTTTCTTGGTCTATAGCTTTCCATCGGTGTTTAATTCTGATCTCTTGCAAAGCTTCAGTGGCAAGTTTTTGAACATGAAAGCGGTCGGTCACTTGTATTGCTTTAGGAAAACATTTTTTAGCAATTAATCCCATATTACCAGCCATGTCCAATGTTATTTCATTAACTAGGTTTCGTTGTTTAAGAGGGATTTTTTCAATAATTGCAATTACTGTTTCTGCTTTTGTTCCAGCAACCATCGCTACTATAGTGCCTTTTCTACCGTTAGCAGCTTTGTTTGTTAAAACGGTGTAAAGCTCGCCATTAGAAAGAGAGGTTTCATCAATAGATAACCGTTTTCCAATGTTTTCAGGAAAAATAAGCCATTGTTTCGCATGTGCTTTTTGATTCCAGATTTTAAAATCACTTAAGAAATCCTTGTATTGATATAGTAGGTTTTTGCCTTTGACACCATAGAAAGAGGCGATAGCATTACAATCATTAGGCTTTGAATCTATTGATTTCTTTTAAAAAAGACGCAAACTCCTGTGTTACCCGAGTTCCGTCTGCTACTAAATTCCAATCTCTAAATACAACTTGTCCAGTATCTTCGTTAAGCCATCTTCTACGAGTAATGTGTAGGTACACTTGATGTCCACGTATTGGAAAATCTTGAACAGTTATCTCATCAAAAAAACCTTTTGAACTTAATTTGTTTTGACGGTATTCTTTTGGAATCGAATTAATCTCTTTTAAGTATAAATGAAGAATTTCTTCACCTTTTTCATAAGAAGTAAGTTCAAAATAATCAACGATAATTTCTGGCAACAATAACTTGAGAAGTTCAACTAAGGAATCTTTCATTTGCATTTAATTTAAAACACAAATATCGAAATTTAATATTTCCCCACAACTTTTTGACTTGATCCTTAATATCCTTGATCCGTTTTGAACTTATTCCAAAAAGTTTAAAACAAAAAAAAAGCTCCTTAAAAAGGAGCTTTAATATATTCACTAAATAAAATTATTACAATTTTGCAACAAATTTAGTTAACTTAGATTTTAAGTTTGAGGCTTTGTTATCATGAATGATGTTTTTCTTAGCCAATTTATCAATCATAGAAATAACGCTTGACAATTTAGAACTAGCATCAGATTTATCAGTAGCTATTCTTAACGCTTTAATAGCATTACGAGTAGTTTTGTGTTGGTATCTGTTTAACACTCTTTTCTTTTCGTTACTTCTAATTCTTTTTAATGCTGACTTATGATTTGCCATTTTATTGTGATTTTATCTTTTTTACTATTTTTATTGTAGTCCGTAAGGGAATCGAACCCCTGTTACCAAGACGAAATCTTGGCGTCCTAACCCCTAGACGAACGGACCATTTTCTTCTAAGTTAGTTAATAATCTAAAAAATTAGATTTTATTTGTAGCCCGTAGCGGAATCGAACCGCTCTTACATGGATGAAAACCATGCGTCCTAACCGATAGACGAACGGGCCATATTATCCTTTTTAGTTAAGGAAAACTTTAAACGCAATTAAAAAATAGTAGCCCGTAGCGGAATCGAACCGCTCTTACATGGATGAAAACCATGCGTCCTAACCGATAGACGAACGGGCCTTGCTTCTCTATTGCGGTTGCAAAGATACACCTATTTTTTAAACGTACAATAGCACAAGTAAAAAAAATTAAAAAAATTAATATGCTTTTGCAAAAAGCGCTCTTCTACTTGACGGTTTTCCAGTAAACACGCAGCTTCCCGCCTCTTCTTTACTATCCAAAGGAATACATCTAATAGTCGCTTTTGTCAAATCTTTTATCTTCTCTTCGGTCTCAGAAGTACCGTCCCAATGAGCCGAAACAAAGCCTCCTTTACCATCCAAAACAGACTTAAATTCTTCAAAATCATTCACTTCAGTAATATGCGTATTTCGATAATCCAATGCTTTATTAAATAGATCCATTTGAATCTGCTCTAAAAGATCATTTATATAATTTTCTATTCCCTCACTAGATTTTACTTCTTTTGTAAGCGTATCACGCCTCGCCACCTCAAAAGTCCCGTTTTCTAAATCTTTTGGCCCAATAGCAATTCGCACAGGAACACCTTTTAATTCCCATTCAGCAAACTTAAAGCCTGGTTTTTGAGTAGTCCTATCATCAAACTTAACAGTAACACCAAGTTTTCTCAACTTAGCCATCACATCAGTCGCAGCCGCAGTAATTGCCGCCAATTGTTCATCTGTCTTATATATAGGAACAATTACAACTTGTATTGGAGCCAAATTTGGAGGCAACACCAATCCTTGATCATCTGAGTGCGTCATTACCAAAGCCCCCATCAAACGTGTTGACACTCCCCAAGAAGTTCCCCAAACATATTCTTGCTTTC is from Flavobacterium sp. NG2 and encodes:
- the trxB gene encoding thioredoxin-disulfide reductase: MSDTIEKIKCLIIGSGPAGYTAAIYAARANMNPVLYQGMQPGGQLTTTNEVENFPGYVDGVTGPEMMIQLQKQAERFGADIRDGWATKVDFSGDIHKVWINDTIELHCETVIISTGASAKYLGLPSEQHYLKMGGGVSACAVCDGFFYRNQEVVIVGAGDSACEEAHYLSKLCKKVTMLVRSDKFRASKIMEERVHKTENITILMNHDTVEVLGDEQVVTGVRARNKTTGEVFDIEATGFFVAIGHKPNTDIFKDYITLDETGYIINTPGSSKTNVPGVFVSGDAADHVYRQAITAAGTGCMAALDAERYLAAK
- a CDS encoding heparin lyase I family protein — encoded protein: MRKHVFEFIVHTAVDNDRCENFDRQRVEIKTYGPSPENLKGKLGEIVTYSWKFKIPKGFQPSTSFTHLHQIKAVGGSDGMPIFTLSAKKGKVDKLNLVHDNVTILQSTPLSDFIDTWVEVKEIIEVGSNGSYSMKISRISDGEELLSYSTDKLMTIRADNEFIRPKWGIYRSLKNSSDLRDESVRFADFIIEETTRKN
- a CDS encoding transposase encodes the protein MASFYGVKGKNLLYQYKDFLSDFKIWNQKAHAKQWLIFPENIGKRLSIDETSLSNGELYTVLTNKAANGRKGTIVAMVAGTKAETVIAIIEKIPLKQRNLVNEITLDMAGNMGLIAKKCFPKAIQVTDRFHVQKLATEALQEIRIKHRWKAIDQENEAMEQAKSSKTKYEPKILTNGDTLKQLLARSRYFLYKNKSKWSQNQKERADLLFNLYPDIHKAYNLTQDLRNIFENTTDKIIAFTRLAKWHEKVNQSGFKSFNTISRTITNHYQNILNYFDNRSTNASAESFNAKIKAFRSQFRGVRNIEFFLFRLTNIYA
- a CDS encoding transposase, with amino-acid sequence MKDSLVELLKLLLPEIIVDYFELTSYEKGEEILHLYLKEINSIPKEYRQNKLSSKGFFDEITVQDFPIRGHQVYLHITRRRWLNEDTGQVVFRDWNLVADGTRVTQEFASFLKEINRFKA
- the rpsT gene encoding 30S ribosomal protein S20; the encoded protein is MANHKSALKRIRSNEKKRVLNRYQHKTTRNAIKALRIATDKSDASSKLSSVISMIDKLAKKNIIHDNKASNLKSKLTKFVAKL